From Rutidosis leptorrhynchoides isolate AG116_Rl617_1_P2 chromosome 3, CSIRO_AGI_Rlap_v1, whole genome shotgun sequence, a single genomic window includes:
- the LOC139899654 gene encoding uncharacterized protein: METLRNNLVPKKLEVFVWRSLKKCLPTLTDLDKKGIDLNSIRCPLCDDDMESIEHTLVFCKHAFEFWSKVYSWWGLGHVSNLSMSEILRGNTSAPSSGLGKKIWQAVEWVCAYLIWKNRNNKVFRGKCWNISVAFNEVQLKSFEWISLRLKKKKIDWLSWLNVPSMYLRIS, encoded by the coding sequence ATGGAAACCTTACGTAACAATCTTGTCCCTAAAAAGCTTGAGGTTTTTGTTTGGAGGTCGCTTAAAAAATGCCTCCCGACATTGACCGATCTTGACAAAAAAGGAATTGACTTGAATAGTATTAGATGCCCGTTGTGTGATGATGACATGGAATCGATTGAACATACGTTGGTGTTTTGTAAGCATGCTTTTGAATTTTGGAGTAAAGTGTATTCATGGTGGGGTCTTGGTCATGTTTCTAATCTTAGCATGTCCGAGATTCTTCGTGGCAACACTTCGGCTCCATCCTCGGGGTTGGGTAAGAAGATTTGGCAAGCGGTCGAGTGGGTTTGTGCTTATTTGATTTGGAAAAATAGAAATAACAAAGTGTTTCGTGGGAAGTGTTGGAACATCTCGGTGGCCTTCAATGAGGTACAACTTAAATCTTTCGAGTGGATCTCGCTGCGGTTAAAAAAGAAGAAGATTGATTGGTTGTCATGGTTAAATGTCCCAAGCATGTACTTGAGGATTTCTTAA